Proteins encoded together in one Hydrogenispora ethanolica window:
- a CDS encoding carbohydrate ABC transporter permease has translation MQQNKAAGHWRGKRENIWVILLVYCLSLLFFFPILYMFLTSLKSEAQAIQISFLFEPTLESFKTVLNKDIVQYLSNSVFITLAVTLLSLLFGIPATYALVFGTLKNPDTRYFQFVSANLLPPVGVIFPWFIIFRFLHLLDTRLGLIIIYTGVNIPLVIWIVTSFFKDVPQEIIEAAEIDGCSKSSPPWKALKPY, from the coding sequence ATGCAACAAAACAAAGCGGCCGGCCATTGGAGAGGCAAAAGGGAAAACATTTGGGTTATTCTGCTGGTTTACTGCCTGAGCCTGCTGTTTTTCTTCCCGATTTTATATATGTTTCTGACCAGTTTAAAGTCGGAAGCGCAAGCCATCCAGATCTCGTTTCTTTTCGAGCCCACCCTGGAAAGCTTTAAAACCGTATTGAACAAAGACATCGTCCAATATTTGAGCAATTCGGTCTTCATCACCCTGGCGGTAACGCTGTTATCCTTGCTGTTCGGCATCCCGGCGACCTACGCCCTGGTCTTCGGGACGTTAAAGAATCCCGACACCCGCTATTTTCAATTCGTTTCCGCCAATCTGCTGCCGCCGGTCGGGGTAATCTTTCCCTGGTTTATTATTTTCCGTTTCTTGCACCTGCTCGATACCAGGCTGGGACTGATCATCATTTATACCGGGGTCAACATCCCGCTGGTGATTTGGATCGTGACGTCGTTTTTCAAGGATGTTCCCCAAGAAATCATCGAAGCGGCCGAAATCGACGGGTGTTCCAAATCGAGCCCACCCTGGAAAGCTTTAAAACCGTATTGA
- a CDS encoding carbohydrate ABC transporter permease, with product MFQIEPTLESFKTVLNKDIVQYLSNSVFITLAVTLLSLLFGIPATYALVFGTLKNPDTRYFQFVSANLLPPVGVIFPWFIIFRFLHLLDTRLGLIIIYTGVNIPLVIWIVTSFFKDVPQEIIEAAEIDGCSKFYGFFKVILPLTRTGIISAALLVIIFAWNEFFFAVNLTYVKAGTIPVYMARFMTQEGLFWVKLSAISSVCVLPPLILGWITQKSMIKGLTMGAVKG from the coding sequence GTGTTCCAAATCGAGCCCACCCTGGAAAGCTTTAAAACCGTATTGAACAAAGACATCGTCCAATATTTGAGCAATTCGGTCTTCATCACCCTGGCGGTAACGCTGTTATCCTTGCTGTTCGGCATCCCGGCGACCTACGCCCTGGTCTTCGGGACGTTAAAGAATCCCGACACCCGCTATTTTCAATTCGTTTCCGCCAATCTGCTGCCGCCGGTCGGGGTAATCTTTCCCTGGTTTATTATTTTCCGTTTCTTGCACCTGCTCGATACCAGGCTGGGACTGATCATCATTTATACCGGGGTCAACATCCCGCTGGTGATTTGGATCGTGACGTCGTTTTTCAAGGATGTTCCCCAAGAAATCATCGAAGCGGCCGAAATCGACGGGTGTTCCAAATTTTACGGATTCTTTAAGGTGATTCTACCCTTGACCCGGACGGGGATCATCTCCGCCGCTTTGCTGGTCATTATCTTTGCCTGGAATGAGTTCTTTTTCGCCGTCAACCTCACTTACGTGAAGGCCGGCACCATTCCGGTGTATATGGCGCGGTTCATGACCCAGGAAGGGCTTTTTTGGGTAAAACTCTCTGCCATCTCGTCCGTTTGCGTATTGCCGCCCCTAATTCTGGGCTGGATTACCCAGAAGTCGATGATCAAGGGACTCACCATGGGAGCCGTCAAAGGGTGA